Below is a genomic region from Streptomyces sp. NBC_00461.
GCCGACATCACCATGTACCGGGCCAAGTCGGCGGGCGGCAACCGCTTCGAGCTCGCCGACGAGGAGGCCGACGCCCGCGCCATCACCCGGCACGGGCTGACCACCGCGCTGCCGACGGCGCTGGACCGGGGCGAGTTCTTCATCGAGTACCAGCCGCTCGTCCACCTCGGCGACGGCAGCGTGCGCGGCGCCGAGGCGCTGGTGCGCTGGCTGCACCCGCAGCACGGCGTCCTCGGCCCGGACCGCTTCATTCCGCTCGCCGAACACACCGGCCTGATCGTCCCGTTGGGCCGCTGGGTCCTTGAGCAGTCGGTGCGCCAGGCCCGCGAGTGGCGAGAACGGTACGACGATGCGGGCCCGCTCCGCATCAACGTCAACCTCTCGCCCTGCCAGCTCACCCACCCCGGCCTGGTCCAGGACACCGTCGACATCCTGGAGCGCGCGGGCGTCGCACCGGACGCGCTGTGCCTAGAGGTCACCGAGTCCGCCCTCATCGGCGCCGACGACGACCTGCTCAAGCCGCTGCGCCGGCTTGCCGAAATGGGCGTGGACATCGCCCTGGACGACTTCGGCACCGGCTACTCGAACCTGGCGAACCTGCGCCGCCTCCCGGTCAGCATCCTCAAGCTGGACCGCTCCTTCACCCAGAGCATGCAGCAGTTCCCGGCGGACCCCGTCGACCTCAAGATCGTCGAAGGGATCGTCTCCCTCGCCCACAGCCTGGACCTCGCGGTGACGGTGGAGGGCGTGGAGACCGGCGCCCAGGCCGAGCAGTTGCGGATACTGGGCTGCGACACGGCGCAGGGCTGGTACTACGCCCGCCCGGGCCCGCCGGACCGGCTGCACGAGTTGGCGCTGGTGGACGCGACGGGCTGAGTCACAGGCACCGACACGGGCTCACCGTTCCAGCAGCATCCGCTGGAGTTCGCGGGCGGCCCGGGGCGGGGCCACGTCGCTGCGGTGTGCCAGGGCGATCGTGCGGTGCAGTCCGGGGCGGGCGAGCGGGGTGACCCGTAGACCCCGCCCGGACCGCGTGGCGACCATGCGCGGGACGACGGCCACGCCCAGGCCCGCCCGGGCGAAGCCCAGCACCGCGTCCATCTCCCCGCCCTCCACCGCGAAGTCGGGTTCGAAGCCCTCGGCACGGCAGGCGGCCACGGTCAGTTCGCGCAGGTCGTAGCCGTGCCGGAACATCACCAGGCGCTCTGACTCCAGATCGGAGACGCGGACCGTGCGTCGGCCCGGACCGCCGGGTGCGGGTGCCTCCGGCGATGACACCACCACCAGGTCCTCGCGCAGCAGCTCCACGGTCGTCAGCGCCGGCGAGGGCGTCGGCAGCGGCAGGACGACCAGGGCGAGGTCGAGGGCGCCGCGGGCGAGTTCCCGTACGAGATCGTGGGAGCCGCCCTCCTCGATCAGCAGCTGGATGCCCGGGTAGCGGTCGTGGAAGGCGCGCAGCACGTCCGGCAGCAGCCCGGTGCAGACACTGGGCGTCGCGCCCAGCCGGACCCGGCCGCTGCGCAGCTGCACCAGCTCCTGCACCTCGTGCCGGGCCGTGTCCGCGTCGGCCAGGATGCGGCGGGCCAGCGGCAGCAGCGCCTCGCCCGCGTCGGTGAGCGTGATGTTGCCGCGCGCCCGCAGGAACAGACCGGCCCCTAGCTCCCGCTCCAGTGCCTTGATCTGCTGGGAAAGGGAGGGCTGCGCGACATGGACGAGCTCCGCGGCCCGGGTGAAGTGCCGGGTCTCCGCGACCGCGACGAAGTACTGGAGCTGCTGGAACTGCATGCCCCGATGATAGCCACAGCCTATGGAATCAAGCCGGACCATGTCTTGGACCGATGAGGCTCTTCGGCCCTAGCGTCTTGAGTCATGGCTCTGGCAACGCGGACGGACCGACGGCCGTCGATGGCGCGCACGGTGTGGGACAGCTCCGTCGGCAAGAAGACGGTGATGGCCGTCAGCGGCGTGATCATGCTGCTGTACCTGGTCGCCCATGTGATCGGCAATCTGAAGATCTTCTTCGGGGCAGGCGAGTTCAACCACTACGCGCACTGGCTGCGCACCGTCGGCGAGCCCTTCATGCACTACGAGTGGACGCTGTGGCTGATCCGGGTGTTGCTGGTCGTCGCGGTCGTCGCGCACGCGGTCTCCGCTTACCAGCTCAGCCGCCGCGACATCAAGGCGCGGCCCAGCACGTACGTGCACAAGAAGGCGGGAGCGAGTTACGCGACGCGCACCATGCGGTGGGGCGGGATCATCCTCGGCCTGTTCATCGTGTGGCACATCCTCGACCTGACCACCGGCACCGTGCACCCGGGCGGCTTCCAGGAGGGCCACCCGTACCAGAACGTCGTGGACACCTTCTCCACCTGGTACGGCAACGTCATCTACATCGTCGCGATGCTCGCCCTCGGCCT
It encodes:
- a CDS encoding LysR family transcriptional regulator; amino-acid sequence: MQFQQLQYFVAVAETRHFTRAAELVHVAQPSLSQQIKALERELGAGLFLRARGNITLTDAGEALLPLARRILADADTARHEVQELVQLRSGRVRLGATPSVCTGLLPDVLRAFHDRYPGIQLLIEEGGSHDLVRELARGALDLALVVLPLPTPSPALTTVELLREDLVVVSSPEAPAPGGPGRRTVRVSDLESERLVMFRHGYDLRELTVAACRAEGFEPDFAVEGGEMDAVLGFARAGLGVAVVPRMVATRSGRGLRVTPLARPGLHRTIALAHRSDVAPPRAARELQRMLLER
- a CDS encoding succinate dehydrogenase, whose amino-acid sequence is MARTVWDSSVGKKTVMAVSGVIMLLYLVAHVIGNLKIFFGAGEFNHYAHWLRTVGEPFMHYEWTLWLIRVLLVVAVVAHAVSAYQLSRRDIKARPSTYVHKKAGASYATRTMRWGGIILGLFIVWHILDLTTGTVHPGGFQEGHPYQNVVDTFSTWYGNVIYIVAMLALGLHIRHGFWSAAQTLGVGSRARDRALKTSANVLAVLLTAGFIAVPVGVMTGVVS